In Primulina eburnea isolate SZY01 chromosome 14, ASM2296580v1, whole genome shotgun sequence, the following proteins share a genomic window:
- the LOC140812067 gene encoding probable serine/threonine-protein kinase At1g54610: MGCICGKPYAIDDSNESPRERLPGKESSDLQAPRAVSSRREENLRLKDRLDSNSNSNEGGLIFVDKQVNGSSRLYVEPLERKRENPECVTAVHHPGAGMVPRATEGEEVAAGWPPWLAAVAGEAIKGWVPRRADSFEKLDKIGQGTYSNVYRARDLDAGKVVALKKVRFDNLEPESVRFMAREIHILRRLNHPNIIKLEGLVTSRMSCSLYLVFEYMEHDLAGLASHPGLKFTEPQVKCYMQQLLRGLDHCHSNGILHRDIKGSNLLIDNNGILKIADFGLASFFDPRQSQPLTSRVVTLWYRPPELLLGATHYGTAVDLWSTGCILAELYAGKPIMPGRTEVEQLHKIFKLCGSPLEEYWRKSKLPHATIFKPQQPYNRHVTETFKDFPAPALALIEILLSIDPADRGSAASALKNEFFTARPYPCDPSSLPKYPPSKEFDAKVRDEETRRQIAAGNKGHRYDLEKRGPRESRAVPAPDANAELVSSMQKRQGQSNPKSRSEMFSSHFEEAASGFPIEPPRPSQSVDEENSEPHGNVHKRASHSGPLVNRAAWAKAGKNLEDAPKNLGVAELTAMSGLVAARRSMLSEERRDKSLSQHEVPKLIARFPGSYKEVSSSAMSQVQKNNPSANSQQQEDERTNNNPALLGYGSKGNKIHYSGPLLVPSGKVDQMLKDNDRQIQEAVRRARLDKARMRKLQADRNQLSTNSLFVSGR; this comes from the exons ATGGGTTGTATATGTGGTAAGCCCTATGCCATTGACGATAGTAACGAGAGTCCCAGGGAGAGGCTGCCGGGCAAGGAATCTTCGGATTTGCAGGCTCCAAGGGCTGTTTCTTCTCGGAGGGAGGAGAATTTGAGGTTGAAGGATAGACTGGATAGTAATAGTAATAGCAACGAGGGCGGGCTTATATTTGTAGACAAGCAAGTCAATGGTTCATCTAGGTTGTATGTAGAACCTTTGGAAAGGAAGCGAGAGAATCCCGAGTGTGTAACTGCTGTGCACCATCCAGGGGCGGGTATGGTTCCTAGAGCAACTGAAGGGGAAGAGGTAGCAGCTGGATGGCCACCGTGGTTAGCTGCTGTGGCTGGCGAAGCTATTAAAGGGTGGGTCCCTAGGAGGGCAGACTCTTTCGAAAAATTGGATAAG ATTGGCCAGGGTACTTACAGTAATGTTTATCGTGCCCGTGATCTTGACGCAGGGAAGGTTGTTGCTTTGAAGAAAGTGAGATTTGATAATCTGGAGCCCGAGAGTGTTCGTTTTATGGCGAGGGAAATTCATATTTTGCGTAGGCTTAACCAtccaaatataattaaattggaGGGTCTAGTTACATCACGGATGTCTTGCAGCTTGTATCTTGTTTTCGAGTATATGGAGCATGATTTGGCGGGACTCGCGTCCCACCCTGGTCTCAAATTTACCGAACCTCAG GTTAAATGCTATATGCAACAACTTTTACGTGGGCTAGACCATTGCCATAGTAACGGCATCCTTCATCGAGATATAAAAGGCTCCAACCTTTTGATTGACAATAATGGTATCCTGAAGATTGCAGACTTTGGTTTAGCTAGTTTCTTTGATCCTCGGCAAAGTCAACCACTGACCAGCCGTGTTGTGACGCTGTGGTATCGGCCACCAGAGCTTCTACTTGGAGCTACACATTATGGTACTGCTGTAGATTTATGGAGTACTGGATGCATACTTGCTGAATTATATGCTGGCAAGCCTATCATGCCAGGAAGAACAGAG GTTGAGCAGTtgcataaaatttttaaactctgCGGGTCACCCTTAGAGGAGTATTGGAGAAAATCAAAGTTGCCCCATGCAACAATTTTCAAGCCCCAACAACCTTACAATCGTCATGTTACTGAAACATTCAAAGATTTCCCTGCACCGGCATTAGCACTCATAGAGATCTTGCTGTCCATAGATCCAGCAGATCGTGGATCTGCTGCCTCTGCTTTGAAGAATGAG TTCTTTACGGCAAGACCATATCCTTGTGATCCTTCAAGTTTACCGAAGTACCCTCCTAGCAAAGAGTTTGATGCTAAAGTTCGAGATGAAGAAACAAGAAG ACAAATAGCGGCTGGGAACAAAGGTCATAGATATGACCTAGAAAAGAGAGGACCGAGAGAATCTCGCGCAGTACCTGCCCCTGATGCTAATGCTGAGTTAGTCTCATCAATGCAG AAAAGGCAAGGTCAGTCGAACCCCAAGAGCAGGAGTGAGATGTTCAGCTCTCATTTTGAAGAAGCTGCATCTGGTTTTCCTATCGAACCACCAAGACCATCCCAATCTGTGGATGAAGAAAACAGCGAGCCTCACGGAAATGTCCACAAGAGAGCTTCCCATTCCGGGCCGTTGGTTAATCGAGCTGCCTGGGCGAAGGCTGGAAAGAACTTGGAAGATGCTCCTAAAAACCTGGGCGTGGCTGAGTTAACAGCCATGTCTGGTTTAGTTGCTGCAAGGAGGAGCATGTTGTCTGAAGAGCGTAGGGATAAATCTTTGTCTCAGCATGAAGTTCCAAAACTTATAGCCAGGTTTCCTGGATCATACAAAGAGGTTTCAAGTTCTGCAATGAGTCAAGTCCAGAAGAATAATCCGAGTGCcaactctcagcagcaagaagaCGAAAGAACTAACAACAATCCTGCACTT CTTGGTTATGGTTCGAAGGGAAACAAAATTCACTACTCGGGACCACTTCTGGTTCCGTCAGGCAAAGTGGATCAGATGTTGAAAGATAACGACCGGCAAATTCAAGAAGCTGTACGACGAGCTCGATTGGACAAGGCGAGGATGAGAAAACTGCAGGCTGACAGAAACCAGCTATCAACAAATTCATTATTTGTTTCTGGTCGTTGA
- the LOC140812066 gene encoding protein SPA1-RELATED 3-like isoform X5 → MRWDSRRYTYRWIIMEGTSESNWQRSDNSRGLNSSSLLDRNPRSLRASTVRSSGGNASHESGLVLVRKGSERTLWPYISNKTQAAAAEDGDAAGGPVRHLECNDVSLRQWLDDPERTVDALECIHIFSQIVDIVNLAHSQGIVVHNVRPSCFVMSSLNRVSFIESASCSDSGADSMDYGENGQTAEFKGSAPSSHDLHSHPQSRSQLGIHDSGAPTDVVNPTSQMNSDASCLQSISGQALQASEAIGNERTGDKKNSFPMKQILLKESSWYSSPEEVGDSNSSCASDIYQIGVLLFELFCPFNSVEEKATTMASLRHRVLPPQLLLKWPKVASFCLRLLHPEPSSRPKIGELLQSEFLNAPRDDIEEREAAINLREKIEEQELLLEFLLLLQRRKQDTADRLNETISIMSSDIEEVSNLQTALRIKGGQRSELAKNATSGCQSINVTGADDSGSSGSRKRIRQGRCDSKPGETSYRADDHQKLEMPSGYQGNVLSKNSRLMTNIRKLESAYFLTRRMDVKPTGRSLAGHFPVDSDGRGSISATERSSISNTSSKERYNKQKQSRWINTFLEGLYKYLSFSKLRVKANLKQGDLLNSSNLVCSLSFDRDGEFLATAGVNKKIKVFEYNSILNEDRDIHYPVVEMASISKLSSICWNGYIKSQIASSNFEGVVQVWDAMRNQIFMEMREHERRVWSVDFSVADPTMLASGSDDGTVKLWNINQAILFLQLVDVSFETKWSKCRYH, encoded by the exons ATGCGATGGGATTCACGCAGGTATACTTATAGGTGGATAATTATGGAAGGCACGTCCGAGTCAAATTGGCAAAGGTCTGATAATTCTAGGGGTTTAAACTCTTCATCGTTACTGGATAGAAATCCCAGAAGTCTTCGAGCAAGCACTGTCAGATCGTCGGGAGGCAATGCATCCCATGAATCTGGATTAGTATTAGTGAGAAAAGGGAGTGAACGAACCCTGTGGCCCTATATCAGCAACAAAACTCAAGCTGCAGCAGCCGAGGATGGTGACGCAGCTGGAGGTCCTGTTCGGCACTTGGAATGCAATGATGTTAGTCTGAGACAATGGTTGGATGATCCAGAAAGGACGGTGGATGCTCTTGAATGCATTCACATATTTTCTCAAATTGTAGATATTGTGAACCTGGCACATTCGCAGGGAATTGTTGTTCACAATGTCCGCCCCTCGTGCTTTGTCATGTCTTCACTTAATCGCGTCTCTTTTATTGAATCTGCTTCTTGCTCGGATTCAGGTGCTGACTCGATGGACTACGGAGAAAACGGTCAAACAGCTGAGTTCAAGGGTTCCGCACCATCATCCCATGATTTACACTCACACCCCCAATCAAGAAGTCAGTTAGGCATACATGATTCAGGGGCCCCGACTGATGTTGTGAATCCCACTTCCCAGATGAATTCGGATGCCAGTTGCTTGCAATCAATATCAGGTCAAGCTTTGCAAGCCTCGGAAGCCATTGGTAATGAACGAACAggtgataaaaaaaattcttttccgATGAAACAAATATTGCTCAAAGAATCCAGTTGGTACAGCAGTCCAGAAGAGGTTGGCGACAGTAATAGTTCCTGTGCTTCCGATATTTATCAAATTGGTGTCTTACTCTTTGAG TTATTTTGCCCTTTTAATTCAGTGGAAGAGAAAGCCACAACTATGGCAAGCCTGAGACACCGGGTCCTCCCTCCTCAGTTACTTCTCAAGTGGCCTAAAGTAGCTTCATTTTGCTTACGGTTACTACATCCAGAGCCAAGTAGCAGACCAAAAATAGG TGAGTTGCTGCAAAGTGAATTTTTGAATGCACCAAGAGATGATATAGAAGAACGAGAAGCTGCTATAAACCTTCGAGAGAAGATAGAAGAGCAGGAGTTGTTGCTGGAGTTTCTTCTGCTACTGCAACGAAGGAAGCAGGATACGGCAGATAGATTGAACGAGACAATATCCATTATGTCTTCTGACATAGAAGAAGTCTCCAATCTGCAGACAGCTCTTAGAATAAAAGGAGGCCAAAGGTCAGAGTTGGCCAAGAATGCCACCTCAGGCTGCCAGTCAATTAACGTTACTGGTGCTGATGATTCCGGTAGTTCAGGTTCTAGAAAGCGAATTAGGCAGGGCCGTTGTGACAGCAAACCAGGTGAAACTTCCTATCGTGCAGATGACCATCAAAAGCTAGAGATGCCTTCTGGATATCAGGGAAACGTTCTCTCCAAAAATTCTAGATTGATGACTAATATTAGGAAACTGGAATCAGCTTACTTTTTAACGAGACGCATGGATGTGAAACCAACAGGCAGATCATTGGCTGGACATTTTCCTGTCGATAGTGATGGTAGAGGATCTATTTCGGCAACTGAAAGAAGTTCCATCAGTAATACATCATCAAAAGAAAGGTACAATAAACAGAAGCAAAGTAGGTGGATAAACACATTTCTTGAAGGGCTATACAAGTATTTATCTTTTAGCAAGCTCAGAGTTAAAGCAAACTTAAAGCAAGGGGATCTCTTAAATTCCTCCAACCTCGTATGCTCCCTTAGTTTTGACCGTGATGGGGAGTTTCTTGCGACTGCTGGCGTAAACAAGAAGATAAAAGtttttgaatacaattctatctTAAACGAAGACCGTGATATTCACTATCCTGTGGTCGAAATGGCAAGTATATCGAAGCTCAGCAGCATATGTTGGAATGGCTACATTAAAAGTCAGATTGCTTCAAGTAACTTTGAAGGGGTGGTGCAG GTGTGGGATGCCATGAGAAACCAAATTTTCATGGAAATGAGAGAACACGAGCGTCGTGTGTGGTCTGTAGACTTTTCAGTGGCTGATCCAACCATGCTGGCTAGCGGGAGCGATGATGGTACCGTTAAGCTCTGGAATATCAATCAGGCAATTCTATTTTTGCAATTGGTGGATGTCAGCTTTGAAACTAAAT GGAGCAAGTGTCGGTACCATTAA